Genomic segment of Synergistaceae bacterium:
CCCACCCACCCTGGCGGCGGTATGGTGATCCTTCACTGTATCGCAAAAATTTTCACAGCTTATTGACAAATTTATGACCCTCTGCTAATCTTATCAGCGTTCTAAAAAATTAGCACTCATTAATAGTAACTGCTAAAACAAGAATAAAATTTTTCAGGAGGTGAGTAATTAACATGACAGAAAGACAATTAAGTATCATTCTCGCAGTTGTCTACGAGTACATAAAAACGGGAGAGCCCGCCGGATCACGCACTATCACGAAAAAATATATTCGCGGTTTGAGCCCTGCAACTATACGCAACGAAATGGCCGATCTTGAGGAAATGGGATATTTTTATCAGCCTCATACATCATCAGGCAGACTCCCGACGGCTAGAGCTTATCGCGTTTATGTTGACTCAGTTACTGCACGCGCAAGACATCACACACACGAGCAGGACATAAGGCGCGAGATTCAAGGCAGCAAAAGCGGAATAGAAGATCTGTTAAATCACGTTACCCACCTCATGGCAAGATTGACAAATTGTGTAGCAGTCGCAGCAGTTCCGAGGCTTGACGGCGCAGAAATTCAGCACATTGATTTAATGCTCATGGGCGGAAATAATGTATTAGCTTTAATCGTGCTTAAGGGCGGACTCGTTCATCATTCGCAATTTAATCTGCCTTATGAAGTGTCGCCGGAAGTTCTCGAAGATTTAAGCCGTAAAATCAGTACAGTTGCGTGCGGTCATTCGTGGGCAGAAGTTCGCGAGACCCTTTATAAATATGTACTGGGAGGACTTGAGGAAGCAGAAAACTCTTGCAGGGGAGCAATTAACGCGCTTGATAAATTTTTGACGGATCAGAATTATAAATTTTATTCGAGTGCAGCGAGTCAAATTTTGGATCTGCCCCATTTTCAGACTCTTTCACGATTG
This window contains:
- the hrcA gene encoding heat-inducible transcription repressor HrcA: MTERQLSIILAVVYEYIKTGEPAGSRTITKKYIRGLSPATIRNEMADLEEMGYFYQPHTSSGRLPTARAYRVYVDSVTARARHHTHEQDIRREIQGSKSGIEDLLNHVTHLMARLTNCVAVAAVPRLDGAEIQHIDLMLMGGNNVLALIVLKGGLVHHSQFNLPYEVSPEVLEDLSRKISTVACGHSWAEVRETLYKYVLGGLEEAENSCRGAINALDKFLTDQNYKFYSSAASQILDLPHFQTLSRLQAVLNLLEQEKPLARMIAKCRDSKELNISLGEENEDERMSENAMILIPARPRQQKAVLGLIGPLRMDYEKSISVLESVAEILDEDTEE